The nucleotide sequence CTTTATTAAAAGAGTTATCCCATTTTTTCGCTAGTGTAACATGAGGGTGATATGGTCTAGATTCTTTTGAAAATCCAAACATGGAACAGCTGCTAGCCACTTTATCTTGTAGTTCGGTTAACACCTCGTTTACTTCAACGCCTGCCCAAAGTACTCTTGGTTGACTTCCCTTTCCAAACGTTCCCATTGTACCAATATTTAGATGAAAGGCAAATAAATCTTCTAGCTTCTCTAGTTCCTCAATGATTGCTGTTATTTTATTTTCTGATACGGCACCCAAGAAGGTTAATGTTATATGTAAGTCGGAAGGATGTGTCCAGCTTTTGTAGGCTAATTGACCTTTTTCCTGCAACATGTTCTGCCACTCTGCCAACCATTGCTGGATGTCTTCTCGAACTGGAATACCGATAAAATAATGAGCGTCTTTTGTCATTGCTGTTTTTCCTCCTGTGCATCTAGCTGAATATCCGTTTTACCTATTATCCATACTCCCCCTCACGGAAAAGAACATGCATGGTTGTTTAAGATTCTTACGAGATCTTTTGGATTAGTTTTTGATACGTACTTTCATCACAAATGGCAAATAGTTTTGCATCTGCTGGAATTTCTTTATGAAGAGATCGATTTATACTTAAATCATCGCGATCTGCCACGAGCGTGGCACCTGCCTCTAATAGAGCATTAAAAGCGTCCTTATACG is from Radiobacillus kanasensis and encodes:
- the thpR gene encoding RNA 2',3'-cyclic phosphodiesterase, producing MTKDAHYFIGIPVREDIQQWLAEWQNMLQEKGQLAYKSWTHPSDLHITLTFLGAVSENKITAIIEELEKLEDLFAFHLNIGTMGTFGKGSQPRVLWAGVEVNEVLTELQDKVASSCSMFGFSKESRPYHPHVTLAKKWDNSFNKELVLPEEAEFSTKREMMVDHLAVYKIHPSKSPKYEIVTAIRLN